A genomic segment from Chitinophaga niabensis encodes:
- a CDS encoding glycoside hydrolase family 28 protein, with translation MKNSLFITLALFSQLSLRAQQQVQVPVFRKDTFNITGYGAKPDGVTLNTTFIQAAIDACSKKGGGVVRIPKGLWLTGPVTLKSKVNLHIERNALLRFTTDKTVYPLVKGNWEGLEQMRNQSPISGTNLEDIAITGKGSVDGGGDAWRMVKKDKLTESQWKKLVASGGLLDEDKKTWYPSESMQRGAQLKNPGVISADHSDAHFQSVKDFLRPNLLVLTNCKRILLEGVTFQNSPAWCLHTLLSEHLTMRDVYVKNPWYAQNGDGIDVESCKNVVIERSTFDVGDDAICIKSGRDEAGRKRGVPTENVWVRNCTVYHAHGGFVIGSEMSGGAKNIYVEDCTFMGTDIGLRFKTTRGRGGVVENIYIKNISMQDIPGEAILFDMYYMAKDPIPLTGEKQAAPKVELLPVTEATPQFRNFFISNVTCYGAARAIFIRGLPEMKIRNIQLKDMVLQADKGVEVSDATEVAMQNVRVITKGKEELINKVY, from the coding sequence ATGAAGAACAGCTTATTTATTACACTGGCATTGTTTTCACAGCTATCGTTGCGGGCACAGCAGCAGGTACAGGTACCTGTTTTCAGAAAGGATACCTTTAACATTACCGGTTATGGTGCAAAGCCGGATGGCGTAACATTGAACACTACTTTTATCCAGGCTGCCATTGATGCCTGCAGTAAAAAAGGGGGAGGCGTAGTGCGTATCCCCAAAGGATTATGGCTGACGGGGCCTGTTACACTAAAGAGCAAAGTAAATCTGCATATAGAAAGGAACGCCCTGCTGAGGTTTACAACAGATAAAACAGTGTACCCGCTGGTAAAAGGGAACTGGGAAGGATTGGAACAGATGCGTAACCAGTCGCCCATATCAGGTACCAACCTGGAGGATATTGCCATCACCGGTAAAGGAAGTGTAGACGGAGGAGGAGATGCCTGGCGTATGGTGAAGAAAGATAAGCTCACAGAGAGCCAATGGAAAAAGCTCGTTGCCTCCGGTGGCCTGCTGGATGAAGATAAGAAAACCTGGTACCCTTCCGAGAGCATGCAGCGGGGCGCACAATTGAAGAACCCCGGTGTGATCAGTGCTGATCACAGCGATGCGCATTTTCAGTCCGTCAAAGATTTTTTGCGTCCCAACCTGCTGGTGCTGACGAACTGCAAAAGGATCTTACTGGAAGGTGTTACGTTCCAGAATTCTCCCGCCTGGTGCCTGCATACCTTACTCAGCGAGCATCTCACCATGCGGGATGTTTACGTAAAGAATCCCTGGTATGCACAGAACGGAGATGGCATTGATGTAGAATCCTGCAAAAATGTAGTGATCGAACGCAGCACATTTGATGTAGGAGATGATGCCATCTGCATTAAATCAGGCCGTGATGAAGCCGGGAGGAAAAGAGGGGTGCCTACAGAAAATGTATGGGTACGCAACTGCACAGTGTATCATGCCCACGGTGGTTTTGTGATCGGCAGTGAAATGAGTGGCGGGGCTAAGAACATTTATGTGGAAGACTGCACTTTTATGGGTACGGACATTGGTTTGCGTTTTAAAACCACCAGGGGAAGGGGAGGAGTGGTAGAGAACATCTACATAAAGAATATCAGCATGCAGGATATTCCTGGGGAAGCCATTCTCTTTGATATGTATTACATGGCAAAAGACCCCATTCCTTTAACCGGTGAAAAACAGGCTGCTCCCAAAGTAGAATTACTGCCTGTAACAGAAGCTACTCCACAGTTCCGCAATTTCTTTATCAGTAATGTTACCTGTTACGGTGCCGCCAGGGCTATTTTCATACGCGGCCTGCCGGAAATGAAGATCAGGAATATACAGTTGAAGGATATGGTATTGCAGGCTGATAAAGGGGTTGAAGTATCTGATGCAACGGAAGTAGCTATGCAGAACGTACGGGTGATCACAAAAGGAAAAGAAGAACTGATCAATAAAGTGTATTAA
- a CDS encoding glycoside hydrolase family 88/105 protein, which produces MKYLLIVACAFSVAKEMAATLMDSWKAPAKWTYEQGVVMRGMEGLWERTKDTAYLSYIKKSIDPFIEEDGTIRTYKQQDFNIDNIMPGRILLFLYRQTKEEKYKKAATTLRNQLKEHPRTKAGGFWHKKVYPWQMWLDGLYMGQPFYLDYALTFKEDTTLNDIVRQFVEMEQVSRDKKTGLLYHGYDESRQQQWADKTTGRSPHVWARAMGWYGMALVDVLELFPAKDPRRPILSGILKRLAIAVEKYQDPATGLWWDIVDLPGKGKNYYEASASCMFTYTLAKGVRLGILPAKYKAVARRAYAGILKEFIKKDEQGRTHLHGTVSVSGLGGNPYRDGSFEYYMSEKVVVDDPKGVGAFLQAANEMEMP; this is translated from the coding sequence ATGAAGTATCTTTTAATCGTTGCATGCGCTTTCAGTGTTGCAAAAGAAATGGCCGCTACCCTGATGGACAGCTGGAAAGCGCCTGCTAAATGGACATATGAACAAGGTGTTGTAATGAGAGGTATGGAAGGATTATGGGAACGCACAAAAGACACCGCTTATCTTTCATACATCAAAAAAAGCATCGATCCATTTATAGAAGAGGATGGCACCATCCGCACCTATAAACAACAGGATTTTAATATAGACAATATCATGCCCGGCCGCATCCTGCTTTTCCTTTACAGGCAAACAAAAGAAGAAAAGTATAAAAAGGCGGCCACTACTTTACGCAATCAGTTAAAGGAACACCCGCGCACAAAGGCCGGCGGTTTCTGGCATAAAAAGGTCTACCCCTGGCAGATGTGGCTGGACGGGCTGTATATGGGTCAGCCATTTTATCTTGACTACGCGCTTACTTTTAAAGAGGACACTACGTTGAATGATATTGTGCGGCAGTTTGTAGAGATGGAGCAGGTTTCCCGGGATAAAAAAACAGGTTTACTTTATCATGGTTATGACGAATCACGGCAGCAGCAATGGGCCGATAAAACTACAGGCCGTTCTCCGCATGTATGGGCCAGGGCTATGGGATGGTACGGTATGGCCTTAGTGGATGTGCTGGAATTATTTCCTGCAAAAGATCCCCGCCGGCCTATCCTCTCCGGCATACTGAAACGCCTGGCGATAGCAGTGGAAAAATACCAGGACCCCGCAACAGGTTTATGGTGGGATATTGTGGACCTCCCCGGAAAGGGAAAGAATTATTACGAAGCATCCGCATCCTGTATGTTCACCTATACACTCGCCAAAGGGGTACGGTTGGGTATTTTGCCTGCAAAATATAAAGCAGTCGCCAGGCGTGCCTATGCTGGTATCCTCAAAGAGTTTATAAAGAAAGATGAACAGGGACGGACGCATTTGCACGGTACGGTAAGCGTATCCGGCTTAGGTGGTAATCCATACAGGGATGGAAGTTTTGAATATTATATGTCTGAAAAAGTAGTAGTGGACGACCCCAAAGGAGTAGGGGCTTTCCTGCAGGCTGCCAATGAGATGGAAATGCCATAA
- a CDS encoding pectate lyase, which translates to MDIKGLFFSLILVIIIPGCASAQPAFPGAEGFGKNTTGGRGGKILIVRNLNDDGPGSLREAINAKYPRMIVFAVSGTIALQSPLKINEGNCTIAGQSAPGDGICIRNYTVSIHADNVIIRYMRFRLGDEKEQADDAFNGIGRRRIMIDHCSMSWAVDECASFYDNKEFTLQWSIIAESLRSSVHPKGEHGYGGIWGGLGASFHHNILASNTSRNPRFCGARYTQEPAKEVVDFRNNVIFNWVHNSAYGGEGGNHNIVNNYYKAGPATKKNVRYRIVNPWDTAAFTKFYVQGNYVDGSEKITADNWAGGVDCKDPAAVRLQTPVPVVAISPQSALTAYKEVLQYAGASLHRDAVDERIVKEISTGKTSFGDGIIDTPRDWPLLRSLPAPKDTDGDGMPDEWERKHGLDPQNEKDASAYTLNKQYTNIEMYLNSLL; encoded by the coding sequence ATGGATATTAAGGGCTTATTTTTTTCACTAATTCTGGTAATTATCATCCCTGGTTGTGCGTCTGCACAACCAGCTTTTCCCGGAGCCGAGGGCTTTGGTAAGAATACCACCGGCGGCAGAGGCGGCAAAATACTGATCGTCCGTAACCTGAATGATGACGGGCCGGGCAGCCTCCGCGAAGCTATCAATGCAAAATATCCCCGTATGATCGTGTTTGCAGTTTCCGGTACCATCGCATTACAATCTCCGTTGAAGATCAACGAAGGTAATTGTACGATTGCCGGCCAGTCTGCTCCGGGAGACGGGATCTGCATCAGGAATTACACAGTGTCCATTCATGCAGATAATGTGATCATCCGGTATATGCGTTTTCGGCTGGGAGATGAAAAGGAACAGGCAGATGATGCCTTTAACGGCATTGGCCGCCGGCGTATTATGATAGATCACTGTTCCATGAGCTGGGCAGTAGATGAATGCGCTTCTTTCTACGACAACAAAGAATTTACTTTGCAATGGAGCATCATTGCTGAAAGCCTCCGGAGTTCCGTTCATCCAAAAGGCGAACATGGTTACGGAGGAATATGGGGTGGCCTGGGCGCCAGTTTTCATCATAATATTCTCGCCAGCAATACCAGCAGGAATCCCCGTTTCTGTGGTGCGCGTTATACACAGGAACCGGCAAAGGAAGTGGTTGATTTCAGGAACAACGTGATCTTTAACTGGGTACATAACAGTGCATATGGCGGAGAAGGTGGTAATCACAACATCGTAAACAATTACTATAAGGCCGGGCCGGCCACAAAAAAGAACGTCCGTTACAGGATCGTGAACCCCTGGGATACGGCCGCCTTTACAAAATTCTATGTGCAGGGCAATTATGTGGATGGATCTGAAAAAATAACAGCAGATAACTGGGCTGGTGGTGTGGATTGTAAGGATCCTGCAGCCGTACGTTTACAAACACCGGTGCCCGTAGTGGCTATTTCACCGCAATCTGCTTTAACAGCTTACAAAGAAGTGCTGCAATATGCCGGGGCAAGTTTACACAGGGATGCGGTAGACGAGCGGATAGTGAAAGAGATCAGCACCGGTAAAACAAGTTTTGGTGACGGAATTATAGATACCCCGCGGGACTGGCCACTACTGCGGTCCCTGCCAGCACCAAAGGATACAGACGGAGATGGCATGCCGGATGAGTGGGAACGCAAACATGGTCTTGATCCGCAAAATGAAAAAGACGCTTCGGCTTATACATTGAACAAACAGTACACAAATATTGAAATGTACCTGAATAGTTTATTATGA
- a CDS encoding tagaturonate reductase produces the protein MMLSRFTLKHIVPGAVKVPDEHLFELPEKVLQFGTGVLLRGLADHYIDKANRKGIFNGRIVVVKSTSQGGADAFEKQDALYTLCIRGMKNNQTIAENYINAAISRVLHAQRDWEQILSCAHDQGMQVIISNTTEVGIQLVNDDIRRHPPVSYPGKLLAFLYERFKAFGGSVHSGMVIVPTELVPDNGKKLEAIVLELAHLNGLPEEFMEWLEKYNYFCNSLVDRIVPGSPEPAQQAALEKEFGYTDALLSIAEAYSLWAIEGDENIRRTLSFAAANEEVVIMPDIDLHRELKLRLLNGSHTLSCGVAFLSGFETVKEAMDEPAFAAYISNLLSDELANGIPYPVEPQVAAQFGQSVLDRFRNPYIRHYWKSITMQYSTKMKMRCLPILLEYYERHGRLPGLFAKGFAAWLYFMRVREKEGRYYGELNGQPYEVTDDMSAVFAKRWQELTPSELVFTTLADRSFWKHDLSLLPGWQDLVLQQLEEIMQQGIQLKPSKKRVIN, from the coding sequence ATGATGTTGTCGCGATTTACGTTGAAGCACATTGTGCCCGGTGCAGTGAAAGTTCCGGATGAACATCTGTTTGAACTACCTGAAAAGGTATTACAGTTTGGTACGGGCGTATTGCTGAGGGGATTGGCAGATCATTATATTGATAAAGCCAACCGCAAAGGGATCTTTAATGGAAGGATAGTAGTGGTAAAATCTACCAGCCAGGGCGGGGCGGATGCATTTGAAAAACAGGATGCTTTGTATACGCTTTGCATCCGTGGTATGAAGAACAATCAAACGATCGCGGAGAATTATATCAATGCTGCTATCAGCAGGGTATTACATGCACAGCGCGATTGGGAGCAGATCCTTTCCTGTGCACACGATCAGGGCATGCAGGTGATCATTTCCAACACCACGGAAGTAGGGATCCAATTGGTGAATGATGATATCCGGCGCCATCCCCCTGTTTCTTATCCCGGTAAACTGCTGGCCTTTTTGTATGAACGTTTTAAAGCTTTCGGCGGAAGTGTGCATAGTGGCATGGTGATCGTACCAACGGAGCTGGTGCCGGATAATGGTAAAAAACTGGAAGCCATTGTACTGGAACTGGCGCACCTGAATGGTTTGCCGGAAGAGTTCATGGAATGGCTGGAAAAATACAATTACTTCTGCAATTCACTGGTAGACCGTATTGTGCCCGGCTCGCCTGAACCCGCACAGCAGGCCGCGCTGGAAAAAGAATTTGGTTATACGGATGCCTTGCTCAGCATTGCAGAAGCATATAGCCTCTGGGCCATTGAAGGAGATGAAAATATCCGCAGGACCTTAAGTTTTGCAGCAGCAAATGAAGAAGTGGTGATCATGCCGGATATTGATCTGCACCGGGAGCTGAAACTGCGTTTGCTGAATGGCTCGCATACACTCAGCTGCGGCGTGGCTTTCCTCTCTGGTTTTGAAACAGTGAAAGAAGCGATGGATGAACCTGCTTTTGCTGCTTATATCAGTAACCTGCTGTCAGACGAATTAGCCAATGGTATTCCTTATCCTGTTGAACCGCAGGTAGCAGCACAATTCGGGCAAAGTGTACTGGACCGTTTCCGGAACCCCTATATCCGTCACTACTGGAAAAGCATTACCATGCAATACAGTACCAAGATGAAAATGCGCTGCCTGCCTATTCTGCTGGAGTACTATGAAAGGCATGGCCGGCTCCCTGGATTATTTGCGAAGGGCTTCGCCGCATGGCTGTATTTTATGCGGGTGCGGGAAAAGGAGGGGCGTTATTATGGAGAACTGAACGGCCAGCCTTATGAAGTAACAGACGATATGAGCGCCGTTTTCGCTAAACGCTGGCAAGAATTAACCCCCTCGGAACTGGTATTTACCACCCTGGCAGACAGGTCTTTCTGGAAACACGACCTCAGTTTGCTGCCCGGTTGGCAGGACCTGGTATTACAGCAGTTAGAGGAGATCATGCAGCAGGGAATACAGCTGAAACCTTCAAAAAAGCGGGTAATCAATTAA
- a CDS encoding RagB/SusD family nutrient uptake outer membrane protein, which translates to MKIRYIILLCTICLAACKQYLEVPPVSSFDPAITFSNVVNARMAVLGTYGALTGDQGYGIRINMYYAYDSDEMMGQGGTPFPDNERRDIAHYNLTPNNSQLAQPFSQLYNGIERANLCIYYIPRMALYTNGTEVEKNELKRLHGEALTLRAQFYFELIRNWGDVPAHFQPAIFETDQYPGKTDRDSIYDHILNDLAIAAPLVPWRTAAGPRDERITQGAVRALRAKIALFRGGYSLRRSKQMERPANYKPFYEIARTECNEIMQHRGDHSLNTSYLALFRDNLCAHKLDPTGEIIWEVAMAGSNSATGDSKMGYYNGPRYGTTGNAALTILPTYFYAFDSVDARRDVTCAPYDINTALNKTGRPLQTMVDGKFRRDWISNPVVVTSAAQYFGLNWPLIRFSDVLLMYAEADNELNNGASATAIAAFEEVRKRAYGANPIGTTPTSYTDFFNAIVKERLLEFGGEGIRKYDLIRWNLLDAKITATKAALTAMSNRTAPYNTYPQTMYFRNNSPDLVWAGSFYKPTVTPAPAGHTSVAWFGTAINTTIIRYYAIEFKTGKSELLPIAQSVLDANPNLKQDYGY; encoded by the coding sequence ATGAAAATCAGATATATCATCTTATTATGTACAATTTGCCTGGCTGCCTGTAAGCAATACCTGGAAGTGCCGCCGGTTTCCTCTTTTGATCCTGCCATCACCTTTTCCAATGTTGTGAACGCAAGGATGGCTGTGCTGGGTACTTATGGCGCATTAACAGGAGACCAGGGTTATGGTATCCGGATCAATATGTACTATGCTTACGACAGTGATGAAATGATGGGGCAGGGTGGAACACCATTCCCGGATAACGAACGGAGAGATATTGCACATTATAATCTCACACCCAATAACTCACAGCTGGCACAACCGTTCAGCCAGTTGTATAACGGTATTGAACGGGCAAACCTTTGTATTTACTACATTCCCAGGATGGCGTTGTATACAAATGGTACAGAAGTGGAAAAGAATGAATTGAAACGCCTGCATGGAGAAGCCCTTACCCTGCGTGCGCAGTTCTATTTTGAACTGATCCGCAACTGGGGAGATGTGCCTGCACATTTTCAACCCGCCATCTTTGAAACAGATCAATACCCCGGTAAAACAGACAGGGATTCTATCTATGATCACATCTTAAACGACCTGGCAATTGCTGCACCACTCGTTCCCTGGAGAACAGCTGCCGGCCCGAGAGATGAAAGGATCACACAAGGGGCAGTAAGAGCTTTGCGTGCAAAGATCGCATTGTTCCGCGGTGGATATTCCCTGCGCAGATCAAAACAAATGGAACGCCCTGCCAATTACAAACCATTTTATGAAATAGCACGTACAGAGTGTAATGAGATCATGCAGCACCGCGGTGATCATAGTCTGAATACCAGTTACCTCGCTTTATTCAGGGATAACCTCTGTGCCCACAAGCTGGACCCTACGGGTGAGATCATCTGGGAAGTGGCAATGGCCGGAAGTAACAGTGCTACGGGCGATAGCAAGATGGGTTATTACAACGGGCCAAGATATGGCACTACCGGTAACGCAGCATTAACCATCCTGCCTACTTATTTCTATGCCTTCGATTCCGTTGATGCCCGCAGGGATGTTACCTGTGCGCCTTATGATATTAATACAGCTTTAAACAAAACAGGCCGCCCATTACAAACCATGGTAGACGGAAAATTCCGCCGCGACTGGATCTCCAATCCTGTAGTGGTAACATCTGCCGCTCAATATTTTGGATTGAACTGGCCACTGATCCGTTTCTCCGATGTATTGCTTATGTATGCAGAAGCAGATAATGAATTGAACAATGGGGCATCTGCCACTGCTATCGCTGCATTTGAAGAAGTAAGGAAACGCGCTTACGGAGCCAACCCGATTGGTACTACGCCCACCAGTTACACAGACTTCTTCAATGCCATCGTAAAAGAAAGGCTGCTGGAATTTGGTGGGGAGGGCATCCGCAAATATGACCTCATCCGCTGGAACCTGCTGGATGCAAAGATCACTGCCACCAAGGCAGCGTTAACTGCAATGTCTAACAGAACAGCTCCTTACAACACCTATCCGCAAACGATGTATTTCAGGAACAATTCTCCGGACCTGGTTTGGGCCGGATCATTCTATAAACCTACCGTAACACCTGCTCCTGCAGGCCACACGAGTGTAGCCTGGTTCGGAACGGCTATCAATACCACTATTATCAGGTATTATGCAATTGAGTTTAAAACAGGTAAAAGTGAACTGTTGCCGATCGCTCAATCGGTACTGGATGCTAACCCGAACTTGAAACAGGATTATGGATATTAA